The Maylandia zebra isolate NMK-2024a linkage group LG14, Mzebra_GT3a, whole genome shotgun sequence genome includes the window TTAGCCAAATGTGCATGTGACACTACCTAACCAATCGATCGTGGCTGTTTCCAGCTGTCTGATACATCATTTTGGAACAAAACTCTTCAAATGTGCAGCTGCACCCTGGTGGGACAAATGCAAGGCAGCATCCAAACACatcagcattaaaaaaagaaaagaaggcagTCCAGCTGGAAGAGCCAGAAAAGAAACATAGACATGTGGAATGGTAAAAattcctgcacacacacacacacacacacacacacacacacacacacacacacacacacacacacacacgctcacgtGCGCGAACATAATCGCGCGAATGAAGAATCATACTTGCACACTGGACATGTCACAGACATATCTGGCATGCATCTTTAGAAGAAAACACTTTTTGTTAGAAATTCTTTAACTGGTCTAGAGCTCTGATCATTTCTGTATGTACATAAATTAACAATAAATATAGGTaatgttttttatatatttttaaatatatatatatatgtatatatattatataataatgaaatattcttatatatttcaaatatattCATGACCTCTTTCCaatctgaaacatttttaaagagaTATAATCACAGTTTAGTAATAAAACATGTAAGAACACAGGACTCCCTACTGGTCGGTCTAGCTGCAGCGTCCCCGTTTCAAAGTTTATCAAGTTGTGATCAAAgtccagccttttttttttcttttttcccccagacTAATACATTCGACTTCATCAGAAGGATGAGAAATAATGCGACATAAGGTAGGTAACACTGTGACGGGAGAAACCGAGCCTGCGAATCGCATCTTATCAATCTTACGCTCTACTCATCGGTATGTCAGGGAACCAGCCCGGACAGAAACCACACAGTCCAGGCTCAAACAAGGCAATAAGGGCTGATCAGTGAAGCTGATCTCCCAGCTACAATACGTCTTTTCTCGTGGAGTGAACCTGTCCTCTGATCACCTGGAGGTTTACTGAAGGGACGCTGCAGCGAGGACCTCTAGGGTACGATTGATTTGGAACAGTCGGAGAGTGTAGAAAGCCGTTAAGACTCAAAAGGATCCCCCTCCCCTTTTCTTTGACTCaatctctcctcttcttctgttcTTTTTCAGACACACATAGACTGGAACTGGACCACATTAACACTGACTGAGGGGAGATAGGTTGTCTAAATGCATGCAGTAGTTTTCCTTCGCTCTCTCCGCCACGCTCCTGGCTCACATAGCTTACAGTAGGATGCACTTGGAAATAAAGAGAGTAGAAGGAAACGGTTATCCCCAAGGTGTTTAGAGGAAGCAAGTCTTGCACCTCCTCTTGTTGGGGATAGCTCGATTCCTGTGTGTGATCGGGACCCTTTCTGTCCGTGGTTTCGTCCTCTGGGGGTGGTTTTAACTTCCATACGCTAGAGATGACTGTTCCTCTCTTTATGTCCATGGATCCGCTCACTATTGGTCCCACCACCCCTCtctgttctctctctgtcttgccGCTGACGGCATACTGgttcaaaaagaaaacaggtcCCGTATTGCACAGCATGCCCTCATGGCCTGATGGTAGTGTGTCAGTGATAGCGACTGCGCTTCTCCTCAGTCTCAGAGGGGTAGTCCCTTAAACCAATGCCTCTCTGGAGGTTCAATAAAGAGTCTTTCATCTGAAGAAGCAAAACAACAGGAACACGTGTTAAATAGTATTTTCTCCATTTTAATAACAGGCGAAAAAGTTATTCAAACTTTTGGTCGCAATAGCATAAATGAAAATCAAGCTAGTTAGCAAATGTAAGCTTTGGTCAGAGTTGAATGTATTTATGAGAACACGTACAATCTCTTCTGgcagaaataatattaaaattacactaatattaaaaatgaaactattaaaaatattgaaacacataaataaaagtaaaactacattttcagaattattatttatcttatttaatttaaataatgttaattatattattatttactatctgctgtaaaaaaagaaactttttctATACCTGGTCCAGCAGCACTACGGATGACTTGATAATCTCCCTCCACTTTTGCAGCTCAGCATCGTGGTACCGCTGCTGTGCCTCCAGGAGTTGGGCCCACTCCATCTGCGTCTGAGGCAGTTTActtggaaaaacacacacacagataaacacacacagcaaccTAAGGGTGCAGGCACTGAAGCATTATTTCCATTTTAAGGGACTGCTAACAATCAGTAAGCAAGCGTGGAGATTTCCTGTTCAAGGCAATATGGATGCAGTTTACTTGACGGATGTGTGTGCCTGTCTGGAATTGTATTACAGTGTTTGGGTATCTTTAATGTGTTTAACAGAAAGTTCTGTGTAAAGagtaatgaaaaaaacagtGCAATAAACCGTGTGTACACATGGATCTGTTGGGGTGTGTTTACCTTTCATGAAACCGCAGACCTTGCCAGGTTGTTAAGGACTGCGCAGAGTACTCCAGCATCCACAGTTTGTAGAAAAGCATCATGTTGAGGAACACAAGCAGGACCAGGCTGGAGGAGGGCAAAGAGACAGAAATGAAGAAAGAGAGTCAACAAATGAGGGCTCAGCTTCACTTTGAAATCATTCATAATGCCTCTAATGAGCTGGTATGAGCACTCTGATGTATACTGAAAGTACACTTTGACTGTGGGATGGTTTTCAATAAATACTGAATACAGACGGATGACAAATGTAATGATTAAATGAATCTCTGTTATGCTTTGGGGGCATTTTGCTCACATAGTTTGGATCTACTTGCAAACTTTATCCTCTCTGCCAGGATAAAGGACACGAGGGCGTCGCTAAATAGTTTGATACACACACGTGGGAACAAAGCTGTTTTTAGAGTAATGAGAGTTCAACATCACTGAACGCCTACAGGAAACTTTGGACTGTgcatcagtcagtcagtcactcTCCACCGACATTGAGACATTAAATAAAAGAGCAAACTTGCTAAGGAACGCTAAAGCCAATCGGCCGACATATAGTGGCCCAGTACCTTACTAAGACAGTTTGTTAgtttttctataatttgtaaTCTGTCTATATATCAGAGAACATATATGTGTACCTGAGACAGATCCTATGGATGGCAatgaaagaagaggagaaaggagTTATACTCAAAAGAACAATAATGACATATTTCTAAGGAAATTAAAATAAGTCATGTCAGCATGTGTCAAATGTACATTTACATCCTGATGGACAACTGTGCAGCCATCCTCACAGGAATGACGTGTGCACGTGCGTGCTCTGATGAGCTGCTTACACAAAGCTGATGATGAGCAGCAGTTTGGAGACGCTGTACAGAGCGAAGCCTCCGGGCAGGTGTTCTGGACTCTGGTGTCTCGTTTGCGTGGAGCCGGCCACGTGTTTGATCCTCTGGATCACTTCCTCATCTGTCGGCGTGGTAACGGGGCTGAGGGCCTCATCCAGATGCTGGCTGCGCATGTGGGGAAGCGGCCTCTTCTTGCGCCTCACCGTGGAGTTCTTCACCACTTTTGCCTTTGGAGACAGCTGGTGAGTCTCCATGAGTATCTCCTCCAGCTTGGACAGCTCCAACTCtgagagaggaaaaacacacctgttacatataaatatatataacacccaTGCACTTTCAGCTTGTTGAAAACATCCACATGCTCTTGTTCTCTCTTTAAGCATTAAGCAATGATTAGATTAAGTCTATCGTTGCCATTATTTCTCCCCTTGAATGGGGGGAGTATGTAATCGGTTCCATttctttgtctgtctgtttgtctcTTTGCTGCAGTCCAGTGTCCAAAGATATCATTGTGAAAGTTTTGTGTGATGGTAGATACcaataacagcttcagctgatttAATTAAGGTATAACTTGGGTCAAGATCACATCAAATGTtaaaatcagtaaaaaaaaactatattacCCACAATTTTTATGGAGTTCACAACAATATACCAGGCCTTGGAGGACGGGTACCATGTTGGCTGAGCATTTGAGTTTGACCTTCATTGTTAGCGCCCAAGATCATATCGAGCATAACACCCCCTTTTTTGAAAAAATACGATGCTCTACGAGCTCACAGTGACGCCATAACAGGCTGATGTCATCATATtctaataaaaacaagctgacgtcagcatgttgtaataaaagcatcataaataaaggttttagtttagccctTGCTCTTCGAGTTGCGCTCTCTGAGTCTTCTTGTTAAGAAAACCACATGACTGATGTGACCAATCGAAACAGCCAACCAAACAATCATGGAGTTTACCAAGATGGCGGAAGTTTTCTTCAAGCCCACTCCAGAAGTTCTTCTCTATGAAGCCTTTTACCAGCCCCCATGGCTGTTTCCTGTAACGCAGCTCTGTTGATATCCTAGGAGAAGAGGATGACTGTATTCATACACAGGTTCTGTCTTTGCAATAAAATGCTAAATAAATTGAGATAAACCATGAAAAGAAAcacttaaaaataatttaaacacGGGGAAAGATGGTCCAAAAATAATTATGTCACGAAGTCTTATGACTCACCGTAACCGACACTTGTTCTTGGCCACCCTCGTGAGCATGTAGCGGTTGAGAGTGTAGAAGTAGTCATGATAGGGGACGTCGTGTGTGATGACCTCAGCATCAATGATGTAACACTCACTCTCCTGACTGGCTTTGTATAGAGTCTGATACAATCAACAAAATGTAGTTTAAGTGTCTCATAAAGCACAGCAGAGCTTAAATAATTAAACATGTTTCTACTTGACATGACTACCTGTGTCTCAGTGACTGTGGCTGTTTTGGGAGCCAGGGGGTTGGACAGAGAGATGGTGTACATGATTTCTCTGGTCTGGTTCCCATCTTCCTCCTTCTTCCATGGATGGTACACTATATCTGAAAAGCAAATGTTCGAATTGAATAAAGCCTGTCTTTTTAGCTTGCACTCTTTCCAAGGAGCTCAGACGTGACTCGACTGAATCACGTGCAGGAACATCAGGCGTACCGACCTGAGAATCGCCTCTGCTCCATGAAATCACTCATGAACTGAGACTCCGTGAAAAGGATGTCATACAGCTTGTCCACACTGAACTTGTAGATCTCATTGATATGCTGCCTGCCATTGAGATCCTCATGGAAGGCTTGTACCTCTCCTACGTGgcaaagaaacacacataacaaataaagaaaatacatttcttaTGTTCTGGTTTTAAATTATATGAATAGTCGTCCTGTTAGCAAAGACCGTCCGCTCTCTGCAATTACCCTCGTCGTGTGTTTCTGAAGAATCACTGAGCTCAGTGGGGATGTCTTCATTGTCATTGAAGTCCAGTGACGGTGATGGGACAGGACCAGCAGGCCCACTGGTCTCATTCTTTTCCTCCACCACCAGAGGGACAGCCAGCAGATCACCATCTGGCAGGCAGTCTGCATATTCCTCAGCTGGGAGGTCAAACTGCGGAAAAACAATATGGTGAAGTTATTCAGAGATTCTGAGGTTTGCATGTGATTTGAttaaaatttttgtgatttgttttttttaaatactgaaaaacctgaaaaaactgcacaaaaataCTGAATGGAGCAATaatgatacaaattaaaactctTATATGCAAAGTAaaatgttatttcctttttaaaaacgtgaaaaatgtcaaaaggtagaataaacactgaaataaaaaaatagaaaggaATTGTCTGCCAATGATTTCATGTTTTAGGCTTTACGTGGTTAAAAACAGAGTATAGAGCATAACTGCAACAACTTACTGTGATGGTATCGTGGTTGCCAGGGGTGGGGATGGTGCTGTTTGGGATGAGCTTCTTTTGTACAGGAGGAGGGCTCCCTTCAGGCTTGGCTTCTACGTTGTTCTTGGACAAGTTATCATTGTTGATCTCATTCTCCTCATTGGGAATCTCCTCACTGAACCTGAAGGCAATGGAGAAACGTGACAGCCCCAGactttactgcagctgtagagACGTCTGCGATAATAGAATAGCTAAGTTACAAATATATGAGTTTCTGCCTGTAGTCTGGATGTAAGCAGTAAATGTGAATTTCTCTGATTGTAGACAGCAATGGATTTACAACAGATGGCAAGAGATTTCTAATTTCTGCTTATCTGTCACAGGTAATTCCCGTGTTATCAGAGGCTGCTGACTTGACCCCGTTCAATCACAAACTGATAGCAGAGTGAGTCctttttattgacattttatTGTCAACTTGACACACCCAGATGGCTACTGATTGCGAGCATGACCTTGTCACTGTCTATGAATCAACCACTGCAAAGGCAGCATGGTTTGTGGTTTTATGTAGGAATGTTTTTCACGCTGGCCAATCAAAGGAACTAGCTAACATGAGGGGAGTGCTATTGTTTCTGTATGTTTATATTATGTCACATGTTTGTGTCATGTCACACCGTCACGGGTTCATGTGCTTCTATGTTGCAGAGGTAGGTGATGAGTTCTCGAATGAACGACTtgttcaaatacattttttggcTCTTCTGAGCACAGTGAGCCAAGTGCCATTTATTTACATTATGTCATAAGGAACACAGACACCTCCACCCAAAACTGATGAGCTCAACACAAAAAGATCGAGATCGATAACTAGCACTAGGGGAGAAACATGTAAACTTGATTTTGAGGCAAACTGTCTCTTATGTGTATGTAGACATGTTCGCAACAAAGCCTTTAGCCTTCACTGTGAGTGCATTGTAGAATAAAAGCATTCAAACCGTGACTGTATTAATAGTACATCGGCACAGAAAATACTCAGTATTTACTGGCTCTGGCTCATGTTGGCCGGAATAATTATTTTCTAATTTGGGAAATTAGGCAACCAAATGACAATATTTATAGTGGTAGCCATAGTAACTGATGCAGCACCATAGCCAGACATACCCCATGGTGTTAAAGTCATCATCGGGAGGAACGTAGTCCTCGTCGTCACTGGTCAGGCCGAGCTCGTTGCCATAGCACTGATGAACAAAGTGCCAGAGCTCTTTGGGGCACAGAGGCTGCAGAAGATCAACAAACCAGTTATAAGGAACGAAGAGAGTGAGGAGGGAACCATGCAGCAATTTGTTGTTGTCATCCCATGtgtggcaaaagaaaaaaaatatagacCAAAGCATAAAGTCACAAATTGGATTTGCTGACCTTGTCGAGCAGCGCATTCTGCCACAGTCTAAACATCATCATGTACGTCCTGTCCCTGGCTCCGAACGAGGTGAAGAAGTGCTGCAGAGAATAAAACGCGATCTCGTATTAGCCGACATGGAACTAAAATAACACCATAAATAAAGGAATTTGCATCATGTACAAAGACatgcaaatagaaaaaaaagggaagagaGTCAGTTCTGGGAGATTAAATAAGTGGGAActaaaaagtaacaaaatacaaaatgaaagggagaaataattttgtaaattagttgaaataaatgaaaataaaaactaaagcaCATATTTCTGACACATTTACGGGTGCCCTCCATAATGTTTGAGGAAAAAGACGCAATTTTGTAGTTTTGCTTCTGCACACCACCACCCCACAGTGGGCTGTAAATCAAACATTTAATGTGTGATTCtaatgcagactttcagcttcaattcagattttttttcccaagaAAGTACAGGGACTAGAAAGTTACTGAAACCTCTTTAATTTGCAGCTTGTTTGCTTGTGTCATTTGCTTGCAGTTTTGCATTTAATAACTAAAAAAACGCCTCTGTTTCACTGAGATCAGATGACTGACTGGGCCATAGAAGAATATCCTGTTGTTTTTCCTTAAGAAACTCTTGGTTTGCACTCCTGGGGTGCTTTATCTCATCATCCATTTGTAGCTGTCTGATCAGTTTGGCAgtatttggctgaatctgagcagagagcaCAGCTCTGTAAACTTCACACTTCATCTTTGTGCTTCTATCAGCAgccacatcatcaataaacactgacatgtacacactgaaaacaaagtCTTGCGTATCCCTTACCTTCTCAGTGTCCGTGCAGACCTGGATGGCATTGGGAATGAGCCGGGCGGTCTTCTCCTTTGTCATTGAGCAGATGTCCTTTAGCCGCACCGTCAgctttaaacaaacacacaaatgtacaccattacttacacacacacacccaataCTGCCAGAAAGAATGCACAGAAGTGCAGCAATACCAGCGTTTCCCAGCGGAAGATGTTGCTATAGAAACAGATCCAGTTCTCAGAGAGGTAGAGTCGTCCCTGCAGGAGGATGTCCCGCTGAAGAGCACAGGAGTAGTCTGCAACATGGATGAGTCATGAAATCAGACATGatggaaaatgagaaaaaagacGGCACAGGAACTGCACCATgtagcacagaaacaacaacaacaaataggaCACAAAACTGACCATTTCAGCAAGTTCGAGTCAAGTTCACATGCAGTTTGATTTAGTCGGAAGCATTTACAACAATGACTGTACTCATAGGAACACTGAGAAACTCTCAACAACAAATGAGCGAAACTTGTGTTCACATTACGTGTTCACATGAGTGCCCGAAAAGGAAAAGGTCTCCTCAAACGATGACACTAAGGCCTCTGAAGACCGTGGGATTTATTTTACTCAGTGACAAAAATCGACACATATTTACAGTCATGCCATGATGTCAGCCGGTGGGAATATCCCGTACTTGTCTGCTCCGGAAGGATTAATCATTTTCTAATTACTACCAAGCTGGCTGCACCCTGCCAGTACTCAGATGGCCTCAGCGTGTACACTCACCCACAATGAGTCTCTCTGTGTCAGGGAGCTGCTTGAAGAGTTTCCTAAAGTCCTCATTGCGCTGCTTGTATGTCGGGCTCAGCACCTGCAGTGACAGGCAGAGtcagaaaccacacacacacaaacaaacacacactcgcaTCCTCATGCTCTGTTCACAAGTGTTGCCTCTGTCACACAGCCTGGGTTACTTGTTTCCACGAGCATGTGAGATAACCTTGTTAAAACCACCCACAGGTTTGATCGGTATGTCCGCTTTACTTTAATCATGCCGTGACTTTCATCCTGTGGGGGATTTTCACAGTTACTGCAAATGGAAATACAGAGTACGGCAAGCAGAGGTACGTAGCCCGAGATATCTGAAAGGACGCATCATAACCGATTTAAAGCGCAATACAAGGAAAGAATCAGCCCAGTGCAAATCATTCAAAACACATGCTGCCATGACTGGTATTTATGAGTCAGGATATCCTATTTGCATTACAGGGCGACATATTTCTGACAGTGAGGCTTTTGTTGGATCATCGATGAAATCTCAAGTGTAAACAAGCAGACAGTGTTGGCTTATTAGGATCAAACGGGAAGCATATTCTGTTTCATATGACCAGTATTTTTCTTTATGCTTGGCTTCAGCTGACTAGATTAGCCTGTGATATATCTCCAAATGTGTACCAGAGGGAAGGCGCTCACTGTCCGTGCCAGATGCTTTCCTTCAACAGGAAAACTTCAGGAAAACATAACAGCAACAAGAGTtaagcagaaagaaaagaaaatacatatTCCTTTTGATCGAGGCTCAAGGGAGAAGTCTAAAGCCAAAAAACTGAAAgtgttcttaaaaaaaatcatgccgTTCTCTGCAGACATCATCatgtttccattttttaaaacaaccCTAGAAACAACCTCCGCTGTTGACAAATGAAATCACTCACATAGTAACTGGACAATCATGCCAAACAACAGGCCTATGTGAGCTCAAGAAGATTTCAAatagcaaagactcacagccaaACCACTTGTTTGAATTATTGGTGGGGATTTACCACAGAACTACGCtcacagcagcatgcacagcacACAAAGTTCCCTAAAAAAGCCCTCTGGGCGATCCTCTGTTTTGCCGCTTCAAggttacattttcatttttcaacGCTTCTCCCCGTGATGTTTTCAGCTTACGAGCTGGGGTCGACTTACAGCAGGAATCTCCTCACTGTCCCACTCGGGGTCTTGAAGGTCTGAGGCAGCCCAGCCCCACTCCCAACCCCATTCCCCTctagctggaccctgcagaacCCACAATGCCAACGCCTCATCCAGCTCCAGCATGGCCTCCCAGTCAGACAGCGTACAGTCCTCATCCAGTTCCATATTCAGGGCGCCAGATCCTTTTTGCTGCCTGGATGGAAACAAGTTTTCCAAAAATGCGCCCCAGTGGGCTCGTCTCACAGCCGACTTGACTTGTCAGTTCGAGAAAAGTTGGGAAAATAAGAGAAGCCAGACAACGTGTGCAGCAGTTTGAAGCTGTAGTATCCGCGCTCCCCTCCTAATCTTGGGTGCTGCTCCCTTTCAACACTGAGCAGTGGACACAACGCACTCCAGCCACATGATTCCTGTCTCACTCTGTCTTTCTGTGCCTCTCTCTCGCTTCCTTTCATGCAGACAGGGAGAGGAGTTACGGCCGTTGCCCTCTAGTAACCCCAGCCAACAAGTCCTTTATTATCACGCCagtagccttttccttttttctgcttACTCCTCCTCGTAAGTGTGCAAGCAgagcatgagtgtgtgtgtgtgtgtgtgtgtattgctgtCCAGGTCTGAGTGCCTGATAATTACTCTGTTTATGACCAGCAAAGAATGAGGCGAGTTTACTCTGCAGACTGGAGGATTAATATAAACAAAGATGTAGCTGTAGGGGAAAAAAGTAGGACtgaataaagggaaaaaaagccaaAGTATGTGTTGAGTCCGTCTTACAGTCTGAGCGAGTGATTGAGTTATAGAGAACAGATGTGAGCATAACCTCCAGTTACCTCTGGCTGCAAAACAACACCATCAATCTTGAAAGGGACTGCACCGGGTCGCAAGCCAGGGTTTAAATAGCAGAGCGAGGAGAATGAATAAATACGCGCTCGATAATTCTTTGCTCTTGGGCTTTTAACGTTTATTTTATGAATGAAAGGCCGCTGGAATCCAAAGTACGAGTACTGAACGTGCTGAACGCCGGCGATTTCAAGAAACTGCAAGTATGGAGTGGTTCCTTCCTGCCTTGGTATTGAGGTCATTCATGCACTCCTGACACCTGATCCCCCTCTGCTACTTTCAGTGGGCGAGAAGGATGGAGAGCTTCTACTTCAGCAGCACTTAAAATCGATAGAttttcttaacaaaaaaaatgcttCGGCGCTCAAAAACGTGGGCGCAGTTATGGAGGTCTGACTGgtgagcaaaacaaaaaacaaacagagagaaaaaaaaacaaaacacaaaacaagtgTAACTGTGGCTTGGATTTTCATTGCTCTAAGCAAATTTATAAGTCATATTTGGGCACTGGAATCCAGCCACGAGTCCCATCTTTGCGTAAGTTGAGgaagcagaaagaaaaatatcacaGGCTTCTTGGAAAACATGCCTTTACATCATGAGCATGAAACTTAATGAAGGTTCATCCCGTACTTGTGGTATTTCCGTGTATTCGTGTCGATTTTGTAGCTTTATAGCTTAAGGAAAGAAAGAGTTCATTGACTTGACTGTGACTTTGCATGCAGAGTTCAGGCGGCACAGTGACGCCTAGGACGAACGGGGTATAAAGTGGAACTACCAACACACAGCGTGTATCGATCTGGTTAACTATTAACATGCTGGACAAACAGTAGGGGATGGAGGAGACTGGTACTGCAAACCTGGGTGGGGTTTTATGCTGTGTACCGGAGGAGTGTGTTTATCCTATTAACAATAAACTCTCTATTTTACTACCGCTGTTGTTCATTTTATGGAAAGTTGGTCTCCATGCACTAAACTCATGCACTGTCTACTGTCCAGATATCTCTTATCTTGCTGtttgttgcttgttttctcttttcctgcCAACTTCCTGGAGGCCACACATTTGTGTAGATGCAAAGCGAATAAGAAAACGCAGTTATGCTGCTCCTAAGAAAGTGAGGTGACCGTGCCTACCTCGTACGGGCTCGCGTTAGGAAAGGTGGATGTTTAGTCACTGTAGTTTCGAAGTCGTGGCCGATCGCTACTGCCACGTagacgtgcacacacacacatgcacacagtgtCTGACAAGCAGGCGCATAAATGCTACAACACCTACGTGTCAGAACCAAGTGAACTGAAAAAGGATCTGTTAGACACACGTTTCTCCGGCTGATTGAGCTTTAGTAAAAACACATGTGTGTAAAGATTAGTGTACAAGATGTCAGGAAGGTAGCCCCGATGCTGAGCAGTTAATTCAATTCACCATTatgaatcagctgtgatggtgaATTTCACCCCGATTCAAATTGTCAGCGGGGTTTGAAGAGAACATTGTAATGCCAATTCTGAATATTCATATTAAGGGATTACTCCATAAACATTTCTTATTTTCAGGCTTTTCCTCCCTGTTTGAGGCTCGGAGACCTGAGGCCAGCTATCCTGTTGAAGTTGTCTCACATACACACTCTATGTAGTTTTAGTCTTGAGCCAACGCAACTTCGAAATAACAACAACGTGAACTTCTTACTCTTAAGAAGCTGACGAAGCTACAAAGACTGACTGGCTTGTTTGGGTGCAACTCTTAGCTTGATGTGCTTAATGTGAGTTAATGCTGGAAAGCTTCATCCCTGCATCACATGTGCTGATTTAAATTTGATGGCTCAAGTCTTCTCTGTATGTCAAAACAAAATACTATTTTTAACTTGTAAGCCACAGTAGATTTGTCTTTTGTGTCCATAGCATTTACTCATCACCAAACATTTCAGTCTTATTTAAAGACTAAATAATTTCCTTTCAACATCTGGGTGCTGTAAGCTAATGCATATATTTATATGCAGTATATGTGTGGACTGTTTTCAGCTGCAGAACTGATACAGACGGCAGGCTTGTAGTACAAAGGGACTCGAAGGAGCATGCATGTAAACAGTTGTGACCGTGTTCAGGGTAAAAACACGGCACGCAGTGCTTCCGCTGACAAAAATGCAGATCTGCAAGACAAAGGAACAAGAAAACGTGGCAATTAATGAGCAGGGTGGCTTCACTGTTAAGTTTGGCCTTTTACAGAGATTTGTTGACAGCAACATAATCTGGAGGTAAGGGCAGATTATCCTGCCATCTTGTACACGACAAGTTCACTGTGCTGGTAGCCGGCAGTATATCATCTGTAAGTATGACAGTGACATCTGTGAGAGATTATCAGTGCAGTCCAGTGGT containing:
- the gramd1bb gene encoding protein Aster-B isoform X12, translating into MKGFKLACTASNSNKSTPACSPVLRKRSRSPTPQSQEGENMVEKGSDHSSDKSPSTPEQVVQRTYSVQSARSGGKNSKSHKRLSKYDRLNLIKKSQSWYNHERQHILRVLSPTYKQRNEDFRKLFKQLPDTERLIVDYSCALQRDILLQGRLYLSENWICFYSNIFRWETLLTVRLKDICSMTKEKTARLIPNAIQVCTDTEKHFFTSFGARDRTYMMMFRLWQNALLDKPLCPKELWHFVHQCYGNELGLTSDDEDYVPPDDDFNTMGFSEEIPNEENEINNDNLSKNNVEAKPEGSPPPVQKKLIPNSTIPTPGNHDTITFDLPAEEYADCLPDGDLLAVPLVVEEKNETSGPAGPVPSPSLDFNDNEDIPTELSDSSETHDEGEVQAFHEDLNGRQHINEIYKFSVDKLYDILFTESQFMSDFMEQRRFSDIVYHPWKKEEDGNQTREIMYTISLSNPLAPKTATVTETQTLYKASQESECYIIDAEVITHDVPYHDYFYTLNRYMLTRVAKNKCRLRISTELRYRKQPWGLVKGFIEKNFWSGLEENFRHLELELSKLEEILMETHQLSPKAKVVKNSTVRRKKRPLPHMRSQHLDEALSPVTTPTDEEVIQRIKHVAGSTQTRHQSPEHLPGGFALYSVSKLLLIISFVLVLLVFLNMMLFYKLWMLEYSAQSLTTWQGLRFHESKLPQTQMEWAQLLEAQQRYHDAELQKWREIIKSSVVLLDQMKDSLLNLQRGIGLRDYPSETEEKRSRYH
- the gramd1bb gene encoding protein Aster-B isoform X6, coding for MTDTLRPPSLQVSVPKDAPAYSDGGNNAVSDGSVRSSSSTPTLRRKRFKMRRMKNVPSEREIERGRPTNCHLTARSRSSSKEYLQLPSIEITPSSDEDAPSWSRCSTPSASPRRKRFLLRKWLKVREKKEQGSESSSQQSSQQSSLQSSHEDESNRFLTPLIREERSDSAADKISTASNSNKSTPACSPVLRKRSRSPTPQSQEGENMVEKGSDHSSDKSPSTPEQVVQRTYSVQSARSGGKNSKKSQSWYNVLSPTYKQRNEDFRKLFKQLPDTERLIVDYSCALQRDILLQGRLYLSENWICFYSNIFRWETLLTVRLKDICSMTKEKTARLIPNAIQVCTDTEKHFFTSFGARDRTYMMMFRLWQNALLDKPLCPKELWHFVHQCYGNELGLTSDDEDYVPPDDDFNTMGFSEEIPNEENEINNDNLSKNNVEAKPEGSPPPVQKKLIPNSTIPTPGNHDTITFDLPAEEYADCLPDGDLLAVPLVVEEKNETSGPAGPVPSPSLDFNDNEDIPTELSDSSETHDEGEVQAFHEDLNGRQHINEIYKFSVDKLYDILFTESQFMSDFMEQRRFSDIVYHPWKKEEDGNQTREIMYTISLSNPLAPKTATVTETQTLYKASQESECYIIDAEVITHDVPYHDYFYTLNRYMLTRVAKNKCRLRISTELRYRKQPWGLVKGFIEKNFWSGLEENFRHLELELSKLEEILMETHQLSPKAKVVKNSTVRRKKRPLPHMRSQHLDEALSPVTTPTDEEVIQRIKHVAGSTQTRHQSPEHLPGGFALYSVSKLLLIISFVLVLLVFLNMMLFYKLWMLEYSAQSLTTWQGLRFHESKLPQTQMEWAQLLEAQQRYHDAELQKWREIIKSSVVLLDQMKDSLLNLQRGIGLRDYPSETEEKRSRYH
- the gramd1bb gene encoding protein Aster-B isoform X10, with protein sequence MHKHKAKQKKWKKLIWKPQSTASNSNKSTPACSPVLRKRSRSPTPQSQEGENMVEKGSDHSSDKSPSTPEQVVQRTYSVQSARSGGKNSKSHKRLSKYDRLNLIKKSQSWYNHERQHILRVLSPTYKQRNEDFRKLFKQLPDTERLIVDYSCALQRDILLQGRLYLSENWICFYSNIFRWETLLTVRLKDICSMTKEKTARLIPNAIQVCTDTEKHFFTSFGARDRTYMMMFRLWQNALLDKPLCPKELWHFVHQCYGNELGLTSDDEDYVPPDDDFNTMGFSEEIPNEENEINNDNLSKNNVEAKPEGSPPPVQKKLIPNSTIPTPGNHDTITFDLPAEEYADCLPDGDLLAVPLVVEEKNETSGPAGPVPSPSLDFNDNEDIPTELSDSSETHDEGEVQAFHEDLNGRQHINEIYKFSVDKLYDILFTESQFMSDFMEQRRFSDIVYHPWKKEEDGNQTREIMYTISLSNPLAPKTATVTETQTLYKASQESECYIIDAEVITHDVPYHDYFYTLNRYMLTRVAKNKCRLRISTELRYRKQPWGLVKGFIEKNFWSGLEENFRHLELELSKLEEILMETHQLSPKAKVVKNSTVRRKKRPLPHMRSQHLDEALSPVTTPTDEEVIQRIKHVAGSTQTRHQSPEHLPGGFALYSVSKLLLIISFVLVLLVFLNMMLFYKLWMLEYSAQSLTTWQGLRFHESKLPQTQMEWAQLLEAQQRYHDAELQKWREIIKSSVVLLDQMKDSLLNLQRGIGLRDYPSETEEKRSRYH